A region from the Melanotaenia boesemani isolate fMelBoe1 chromosome 11, fMelBoe1.pri, whole genome shotgun sequence genome encodes:
- the pxmp2 gene encoding peroxisomal membrane protein 2, whose amino-acid sequence MPTQSLPVRDASLHFRLLQQYLVLLKKYPILTKSVTSGILTALGNLLSQIVEARKKAKSGAQVNEIDVAGATRYAIFGLFITGPVSHFFYQLMEIWMPTTDPFCVVKRLLLDRLIFAPGFLLLFYFVMNILEAKGWNDFEKKMRQSYWTALKMNWKVWTPFQFINVNFVPVQFRVLFANIIALFWYAYLATVRK is encoded by the exons ATGCCCACACAGAGTCTGCCTGTCCGGGATGCGTCCTTACATTTCCGCCTGCTACAGCAGTATCTGGTCCTCCTGAAAAAATATCCAATCCTTACTAAATCTGTAACCAG tggCATTCTTACAGCTTTAGGAAATCTGTTGTCTCAGATTGTGGAGGCAAGAAAAAAGGCTAAAAGTGGAGCTCAGGTCAATGAGATTGATGTTGCTGGAGCCACACGCTATGCCATTTTTGG GTTGTTTATCACAGGACCAGTGAGCCACTTCTTTTACCAGCTGATGGAAATATGGATGCCCACCACAGACCCATTCTGTGTAGTCAAACGCCTCTTACTGGATAGACTTATTTTTGCCCCTGGCTTTCTGCTCCTCTTTTACTTTGTTATGAACATCCTGGAG GCTAAAGGGTGGAATGATTTTGAGAAGAAGATGAGACAAAGTTACTGGACAGCTCTGAAGATGAACTGGAAAGTCTGGACCCCTTTTCAGTTCATAAATGTCAACTTTGTGCCTGTTcag TTTCGAGTGCTGTTTGCCAACATCATCGCCTTGTTTTGGTATGCCTATCTTGCAACTGTTAGAAAATGA
- the isg15 gene encoding ubiquitin-like protein ISG15, with protein sequence MELNITMLNGTSHSLMVQPHDTVGSLKTTIHTKFGLVSQTQRLIYDNGQRTSLDDDSRSLSSYGLQSGSRLSLLVTQPTTIQVFLRNEKGQTRTYDIGPDMTVNDFKNKVQRDEGVPVNQQRLIHEGREMMTGRLSDYGVKALSTVYLTLRLRGG encoded by the coding sequence ATGGAGCTAAACATCACTATGCTTAACGGGACGTCCCATTCCCTGATGGTGCAACCACACGACACGGTTGGCTCTCTGAAAACAACGATCCACACCAAATTTGGACTCGTCTCTCAGACGCAGAGGCTGATCTACGATAATGGACAGAGGACCTCTCTGGACGACGACTCGAGGTCTCTCAGCTCCTACGGTTTACAGTCCGGCTCCCGGCTGTCGCTGCTGGTCACACAGCCCACCACCATCCAGGTGTTCCTGAGAAATGAAAAGGGACAGACCAGAACCTACGATATCGGACCTGACATGACTGTGAACGACTTCAAGAACAAGGTCCAGAGAGATGAGGGGGTGCCGGTGAACCAGCAGAGGCTCATTCATGAAGGCAGAGAGATGATGACCGGGAGGCTGTCGGATTATGGCGTGAAGGCGCTGAGCACCGTCTACCTGACTCTCCGTCTCAGAGGAGGCTGA